In Arvicola amphibius chromosome 1, mArvAmp1.2, whole genome shotgun sequence, one DNA window encodes the following:
- the Lrrc8d gene encoding volume-regulated anion channel subunit LRRC8D: MFTLAEVASLNDIQPTYRILKPWWDVFMDYLAVIMLMVAIFAGTMQLTKDQVVCLPVLPSPANSKAHTPPATADTTTEVPKMETATTPQDQTGRTTDDAAFGTSAVMPDVPLRATHPHTESTFPNQELKEKRDPTGRKTNLDFQQYVFINQMCYHLALPWYSKYFPYLALIHTIILMVSSNFWFKYPKTCSKVEHFVSILGKCFESPWTTKALSETACEDSEENKQRITGAQTLPKHVSTSSDEGSPSASTPMINKTGFKFSAEKPVIEVPSMTILDKKDGEQAKALFEKVRKFRAHVEDSDLIYKLYVVQTLIKTAKFIFILCYTANFVNAISFEHVCKPKVEHLTGYEVFECTHNMAYMLKKLLISYISIICVYGFICLYTLFWLFRIPLKEYSFEKVREESSFSDIPDVKNDFAFLLHMVDQYDQLYSKRFGVFLSEVSENKLREISLNHEWTFEKLRQHVSRNAQDKQELHLFMLSGVPDAVFDLTDLDVLKLELIPEAKIPAKISQMTNLQELHLCHCPAKVEQTAFSFLRDHLRCLHVKFTDVAEIPAWVYLLKNLRELYLIGNLNSENNKMIGLESLRELRHLKVLHVKSNLTKVPSNITDVAPHLTKLVIHNDGTKLLVLNSLKKMMNVAELELQSCELERIPHAIFSLSNLQELDLKSNNIRTIEEIISFQHLKRLTCLKLWHNKIVTIPPSITHVKNLESLYFSNNKLESLPVAVFSLQKLRCLDVSYNNISAIPIEIGLLQNLQHLHITGNKVDVLPKQLFKCVKLRTLNLGQNCIASLPEKISQLSQLTQLELKGNCLDRLPAQLGQCRMLKKSGLVVEDQLFDTLPLEVREALDQDVSVPFANGI, encoded by the coding sequence aTGTTTACCCTTGCAGAAGTTGCTTCCCTTAATGACATTCAGCCAACTTACCGGATCCTGAAGCCATGGTGGGACGTGTTTATGGATTACTTAGCAGTTATTATGCTGATGGTAGCCATCTTTGCAGGGACCATGCAACTTACCAAAGATCAGGTGGTCTGTTTGCCAGTGTTGCCGTCCCCTGCAAATTCAAAGGCGCACACGCCACCCGCTACTGCTGACACCACCACCGAAGTCCCGAAGATGGAAACAGCCACCACGCCTCAAGACCAAACCGGGCGGACGACAGATGACGCTGCCTTCGGCACGTCGGCTGTGATGCCCGACGTACCTCTCCGAGCCACCCATCCTCACACAGAGTCCACCTTCCCAAATCAGGAGCTGAAGGAGAAGAGAGACCCGACGGGCCGCAAGACCAACTTGGATTTTCAGCAGTATGTCTTTATCAATCAAATGTGTTACCACCTGGCCCTTCCTTGGTATTCCAAGTACTTCCCATACCTCGCTCTCATACACACCATCATCCTTATGGTCAGTAGCAACTTTTGGTTCAAATATCCTAAGACGTGCTCCAAGGTGGAGCATTTTGTTTCAATATTAGGAAAGTGTTTTGAGTCTCCCTGGACGACGAAAGCGCTGTCCGAGACGGCCTGTGAGGACTCTGAGGAAAACAAGCAGAGGATCACAGGTGCCCAGACCCTACCAAAGCACGTGTCCACCAGCAGTGACGAGGGGAGCCCCAGCGCCAGCACCCCCATGATCAACAAAACTGGCTTCAAGTTCTCAGCGGAGAAGCCGGTGATTGAAGTGCCCAGCATGACTATCCTGGACAAGAAGGACGGAGAACAGGCCAAAGCTCTGTTCGAGAAAGTGAGGAAATTCCGTGCCCACGTAGAAGACAGTGACTTGATCTATAAGCTCTATGTGGTCCAAACCCTTATCAAAACTGCcaagttcatttttattctttgctaTACCGCAAACTTTGTCAACGCCATCAGCTTCGAACATGTCTGCAAGCCGAAAGTCGAGCACCTGACAGGCTACGAGGTGTTTGAGTGCACCCACAACATGGCCTACATGTTGAAGAAGCTTCTTATCAGCTACATCTCCATCATTTGTGTCTATGGCTTCATCTGCCTCTACACTCTCTTCTGGTTATTCAGGATCCCCCTGAAGGAATATTCTTTTGAGAAAGTCCGGGAAGAGAGCAGCTTCAGCGACATCCCAGATGTCAAGAACGACTTTGCGTTCCTTCTGCACATGGTCGATCAGTACGACCAGCTGTACTCCAAGCGCTTTGGCGTGTTCCTGTCGGAGGTCAGCGAGAACAAGCTGAGGGAAATCAGTCTGAACCACGAATGGACTTTTGAGAAACTCCGGCAGCATGTATCTCGCAATGCCCAGGACAAGCAGGAGCTGCACCTCTTCATGCTGTCCGGGGTGCCCGATGCGGTCTTTGACCTCACAGACCTGGATGTGCTGAAACTCGAACTCATTCCAGAGGCGAAAATTCCCGCCAAGATCTCTCAGATGACCAACCTGCAGGAGCTCCACCTCTGCCACTGCCCCGCCAAGGTTGAACAAACCGCTTTTAGCTTCCTTCGCGATCACTTGAGGTGCCTTCACGTGAAGTTCACTGATGTGGCTGAAATCCCCGCCTGGGTGTATTTGCTCAAAAACCTTCGGGAGTTGTATCTGATAGGCAACTTGAACTCAGAAAACAATAAGATGATCGGACTCGAATCTCTGCGGGAGTTGCGGCACCTGAAGGTCCTTCACGTGAAGAGCAATCTGACCAAAGTCCCCTCCAACATCACGGATGTGGCCCCGCACCTCACGAAGCTGGTCATTCACAATGACGGCACCAAGCTCTTGGTCCTGAACAGCCTGAAGAAGATGATGAACGTCGCCgaactggagctgcagagctGTGAGCTAGAGAGGATCCCGCACGCCATCTTCAGCCTTTCCAACCTACAGGAGCTGGACCTGAAGTCCAATAACATTCGCACCATCGAGGAGATCATCAGCTTCCAACACCTGAAGCGACTGACTTGCTTAAAACTGTGGCACAATAAAATTGTGACGATTCCACCCTCCATCACCCATGTCAAGAACCTGGAGTCTCTCTACTTCTCCAACAACAAGCTCGAGTCCCTGCCAGTGGCGGTGTTCAGTTTACAAAAACTCAGATGCTTAGACGTCAGCTATAACAACATTTCCGCCATCCCCATCGAGATTGGCTTGCTGCAGAACCTGCAGCATTTGCACATCACAGGGAACAAAGTGGACGTTCTGCCCAAACAGTTGTTCAAATGCGTGAAGTTGAGGACTTTGAACCTGGGGCAGAACTGTATCGCCTCCCTCCCCGAGAAAATCAGTCAGCTCTCCCAGCTCACCCAGTTGGAGCTGAAGGGGAACTGCCTAGACCGCCTGCCGGCCCAGCTGGGCCAGTGTCGGATGCTCAAGAAAAGCGGGCTCGTTGTGGAAGACCAACTGTTCGACACGCTCcccctggaggtcagagaggctTTGGATCAAGATGTCAGTGTCCCCTTTGCAAATGGGATTTAA